The Rhodococcus opacus B4 genome contains the following window.
TTCACCAACTTCATGGAACCGTACAAGTCGGGCGGAATGCAGATCGTGCTACTGATCCTGCTGACCCTGTTCGCGGCCGACCTGTACTGGATGAAGCAGGCCACCAAACCGCCGACCTACCCCCGCTTTATCGGCACCAATGATCGCGTCAACCGCACCGACCTCGTAGGAGCGCAGCGATGAGCATTCAGATGACGGTCATCCTCTACACGAGCGTCGGAACAATCGGCATCTACCTGGTCGCCCTCTACTTCATGCGCGCACAACCCGCACTCAGCGATGCCATGTCGCGCCTGTCCGGACCGGCCCCGGAGCGCACGTCGACAGCCGGAACCTCCCTGATCGACGGGATGGCGAACAAACTCGGCATCCGGGTCCACCCCTACCTGCAGGACAGCAAATTCTTCACGCTCCCCAACGCCGATCTCGCCCTGCTGCACCGAGATCCCGCCCACGTACTCGGGGAGAAGCTCGTCGCAGCACTGCTCGGACTGCTCATCTTCCCCTTCCTCAACCTCGTTCTGACTGCATTCGGGGTCGGCCTGGGATGGTCCATCCCGGCCATCCTGTCGATTGCGACCGCCTTCCTGCTCTTCCTCATCCCCGACATCGAGATCCGACGCCGGGCAACCGCGGCACGAGCGGAATTCGCGCAGGCGCTGAGCTCCTACATCGATCTCGTCGCG
Protein-coding sequences here:
- a CDS encoding type II secretion system F family protein, translated to MSIQMTVILYTSVGTIGIYLVALYFMRAQPALSDAMSRLSGPAPERTSTAGTSLIDGMANKLGIRVHPYLQDSKFFTLPNADLALLHRDPAHVLGEKLVAALLGLLIFPFLNLVLTAFGVGLGWSIPAILSIATAFLLFLIPDIEIRRRATAARAEFAQALSSYIDLVALCRRGGIGTTQSLERAAQVGDSWVFLRLDEELYEAGRSGEAPWNALTRVSHELGLTELGDLADIMNMTGDKGASVYASLRAKAAGLRSAQASAEQGAAAEATEKLAMPLAGLAGLFIMLLLIPALTIITG